One segment of Ipomoea triloba cultivar NCNSP0323 chromosome 12, ASM357664v1 DNA contains the following:
- the LOC115998000 gene encoding uncharacterized protein LOC115998000 isoform X2 has protein sequence MPLWSNLMKHYGMKFDGEGKSRTVQQLDCAMQQMIRKLNSDEFNDEFGSVEPKGKSERNSNEKRESDIGEESSAHTRSSNSSSEYSEMIKIRCGNLDILVSPGVLDDLKERSKKGEGDMEVLLSKYMMEEIQKAIKTKTEAMVDSCRLEAEFAKEVNNKMKNLTKLTKEAEQSDQEDPKKEKENVETTSVVPEIMKVQPVEREVNTGVLKPIEERDYVVPQPENKMENQKVNQKPANIKNESAKTNGTTGVRENVNKGPGMEKGNNMNIFNNLGKGGGPVKGFGEGQRNTQSYASLLASGNSNGRVEGTAFAAIVQPEIKEKNPEVHRGLPAIRFEECGIKQLNAIEDHLLIGKFSWGRPNLEDIRRWKKSQLG, from the exons ATGCCATTGTGGAGTAATTTGATGAAACACTATGGCATGAAATTCGATGGTGAAGGTAAAAGCCGCACGGTTCAACAATTGGATTGTGCGATGCAACAAATGATTCGGAAATTAAATTCCGATGAATTCAATGATGAGTTTGGAAGTGTTGAACCAAAAGGAAAATCAGAGAGAAATAGTAATGAGAAAAGAGAATCGGACATTGGAGAAGAAAGCTCCGCGCATACTCGATCATCGAATTCGTCCAGTGAATACTCGGAGATGATTAAAATTCGATGTGGCAATTTGGATATACTTGTAAGTCCAGGCGTGCTTGATGATCTGAAAGAACGATCAAAGAAAGGTGAAGGTGACATGGAAGTGCTACTGTCGAAATACATGATGGAGGAAATACAGAAAGCTATAAAAACGAAGACAGAGGCAATGGTGGATAGCTGTAGATTGGAGGCTGAATTCGCAAAAGAAGtgaataataaaatgaaaaatctcaCAAAATTGACAAAGGAGGCAGAGCAATCAGATCAGGAAGatccaaaaaaggaaaaagagaatGTTGAAACGACAAGTGTTGTGCCGGAAATAATGAAGGTGCAACCAGTTGAGAGGGAGGTGAACACAGGGGTGTTGAAACCAATAGAGGAAAGAGACTATGTTGTTCCACAACCTGAAAACAAAATGGAGAATCAAAAGGTGAATCAGAAGCCTGCAAATATAAAAAACGAGAGCGCTAAAACAAATGGCACAACAGGTGTTCGAGAAAATGTCAACAAGGGACCTGGaatggaaaaaggaaataatatGAACATATTCAATAATCTGGGGAAGGGGGGAGGTCCTGTTAAAGGATTTGGGGAGGGCCAAAGGAATACACAGAGCTATGCATCATTACTGGCCAGTGGTAATAGCAATGGCAGGGTAGAAGGCACTGCCTTTGCTGCCATTGTTCAACCAGAAATCAAGGAGAAGAATCCAGAGGTGCATAGAGGCCTCCCAGCAATAAGATTTGAAGAGTGTGGAATTAAGCAATTGAATGCAATAGAAGATCATCTCTTGATAGGGAAATTCTCTTGGGGAAGGCCAAATCTGGAGGACATAAGGAG GTGGAAGAAATCCCAACTGGGGTAG
- the LOC115999295 gene encoding uncharacterized protein LOC115999295, which produces MRKSREFQQCIDEAELREVTLYGSVFTWWNGRNGEQAIWKRLDRCFVNEQWETELQTHVQHLSKGTSDHSPLLIKLEPQRRLGRKPFTFLNVWCDHEKFMGVVKRSWEEGVDGNAMYTFMTKLKRLRAVLKRWNWEVFGDIFAKIKKLEGMVREVECEMQDCPSEENVIKYRKAQAELQKQIVIEEKYWQ; this is translated from the coding sequence ATGAGGAAAAGTAGAGAGTTCCAGCAATGCATAGATGAAGCAGAATTGAGGGAGGTAACCTTATATGGGAGTGTTTTCACTTGGTGGAATGGAAGGAATGGGGAACAAGCAATATGGAAAAGATTAGACAGGTGTTTTGTAAATGAACAATGGGAAACAGAATTGCAAACACATGTACAACATCTGTCTAAGGGAACATCTGACCACTCACCATTATTGATCAAACTGGAACCTCAGAGAAGATTGGGAAGAAAACCTTTTACATTTTTGAATGTATGGTGTGATCATGAGAAGTTTATGGGAGTGGTCAAAAGGTCATGGGAAGAAGGAGTGGATGGAAATGCAATGTATACATTCATGACAAAGCTAAAAAGACTAAGGGCAGTCCTAAAAAGATGGAATTGGGAGGTGTTTGGGGACATATttgcaaaaattaaaaaattagaggGAATGGTGAGGGAGGTGGAATGTGAGATGCAAGACTGTCCTTCTGAAGAGAATGTGATCAAATATAGGAAAGCACAAGCTGAATTGCAAAAGCAAATTGTGATTGAAGAGAAATACTGGCAATAG
- the LOC115997991 gene encoding protein ZINC INDUCED FACILITATOR-LIKE 1-like, which yields MEKGSGSEYKEALLLSNNQKKKCYYESCPGCKVEQQKRLHRGLPIKNIITVWIIVLATALPTSSLFPFLYFMVRDFEIAKREEDIGFYAGYIGSSLMVGRALTSVFWGMVADRYGRKPVLVFGTMAVVVLNTLFGLSVNFWMAIITRFLLGSLNGLLGPVKAYAAELFHQEHQALGMSMISISWGIGLVIGPSLGGFLSQPAEKYPSVFSPDSLFGRFPYLLPCLIISLFALVVAIGSFWIPETLHKHDSVSESNEALEGAGHQVGRDEVEAAETCSKQSLFKNWPLISSIIVYCVFSLHDMAYTEIFSLWAESPRRIGGLSYSSNDVGIVLAISGFGLLVFQSCLYPFIDRNFGPRLIARVGGVVSIPLLTSYSYIATLSGITLSLLLNCASVMKNVLSVSIVTAMFMLQNKAVDQNQRGAANGLAMTTMSIFKAIAPAGGGTLFSWAQTRQDAAILPGSQMVFFVLNVVEAIGVLLTFKPFLVERQSAK from the exons atgGAGAAGGGATCAGGATCAGAGTACAAGGAGGCACTGTTGTTAAGTAATAACCAGAAGAAGAAGTGTTACTATGAAAGCTGCCCAGGATGTAAGGTGGAGCAGCAGAAGAGATTGCACAGAGGTTTACCAATCAAAAACATCATCACAGTTTGGATTATTGTGCTTGCCACTG CACTTCCAACATCATCTCTGTTTCCCTTCCTTTATTTCATG GTAAGGGATTTCGAGATTGCGAAGCGGGAAGAAGATATAGGCTTTTATGCTGGTTATATTG GATCATCGCTTATGGTAGGAAGAGCACTGACATCTGTGTTCTGGGGAATGGTGGCTGATCGATATGGCCGGAAACCAGTCTTAGTATTTGGCACCATGGCAGT GGTTGTTCTAAACACTCTATTTGGTTTGAGTGTAAATTTCTGGATGGCAATCATCACAAGATTTCTTCTTGGAAGTTTGAATGGCTTACTTGGACCAGTAAAG GCATATGCAGCAGAACTTTTCCATCAAGAACACCAAGCCTTGGGAATGTCAATG ATTAGCATATCATGGGGTATAGGCTTAGTTATTGGTCCATCTTTAGGAGGCTTTCTTTCACAG CCTGCAGAGAAATACCCTTCTGTGTTCTCGCCAGACTCTTTATTTGGGAG ATTTCCGTACCTCTTACCGTGCTTAATCATTTCACTCTTTGCACTGGTAGTAGCTATTGGTTCATTTTGGATACCA GAAACATTGCATAAACATGATTCAGTTAGTGAGTCAAATGAGGCGTTAGAGGGTGCAGGTCATCAAGTGGGTAGGGATGAAGTTGAAGCAGCAGAAACTTGTTCCAAACAAAGCCTTTTCAAGAACTGGCCATTGATTTCATCCATCATTGTGTATTGTGTCTTCTCTCTTCATGATATGGCCTATACAGag ATATTTTCATTATGGGCTGAGAGCCCAAGAAGGATTGGAGGTTTAAGTTATTCATCTAATGATGTTGGGATTGTTCTTGCTATCTCAG GTTTTGGTCTGCTAGTCTTCCAATCCTGTCTTTATCCATTTATTGACAGGAATTTCGGTCCAAGACTGATAGCACGTGTTGGAGGA gTGGTGTCAATACCCCTCCTGACAAGTTACTCCTATATAGCAACATTATCTGGAATTACCCTTTCACTGCTGCTCAACTGTGCATCTGTGATGAAGAATGTTTTGAGC GTATCAATTGTAACTGCAATGTTTATGCTGCAGAATAAGGCTGTG gatcaaaACCAAAGAGGAGCAGCTAATGGCCTTGCAATGACAACAATGTCAATCTTCAAAGCCATAGCTCCAGCAGGAGGGGGAACACT CTTTTCATGGGCACAAACGCGTCAAGATGCTGCAATCCTTCCAG GTAGCCAGATGGTTTTCTTTGTGTTGAATGTGGTGGAGGCAATCGGAGTGCTCCTCACATTTAAACCATTTCTGGTTGAACGCCAAAGTGCCAAATAG
- the LOC115998000 gene encoding uncharacterized protein LOC115998000 isoform X1: MPLWSNLMKHYGMKFDGEGKSRTVQQLDCAMQQMIRKLNSDEFNDEFGSVEPKGKSERNSNEKRESDIGEESSAHTRSSNSSSEYSEMIKIRCGNLDILVSPGVLDDLKERSKKGEGDMEVLLSKYMMEEIQKAIKTKTEAMVDSCRLEAEFAKEVNNKMKNLTKLTKEAEQSDQEDPKKEKENVETTSVVPEIMKVQPVEREVNTGVLKPIEERDYVVPQPENKMENQKVNQKPANIKNESAKTNGTTGVRENVNKGPGMEKGNNMNIFNNLGKGGGPVKGFGEGQRNTQSYASLLASGNSNGRVEGTAFAAIVQPEIKEKNPEVHRGLPAIRFEECGIKQLNAIEDHLLIGKFSWGRPNLEDIRRCRWKKSQLG, from the exons ATGCCATTGTGGAGTAATTTGATGAAACACTATGGCATGAAATTCGATGGTGAAGGTAAAAGCCGCACGGTTCAACAATTGGATTGTGCGATGCAACAAATGATTCGGAAATTAAATTCCGATGAATTCAATGATGAGTTTGGAAGTGTTGAACCAAAAGGAAAATCAGAGAGAAATAGTAATGAGAAAAGAGAATCGGACATTGGAGAAGAAAGCTCCGCGCATACTCGATCATCGAATTCGTCCAGTGAATACTCGGAGATGATTAAAATTCGATGTGGCAATTTGGATATACTTGTAAGTCCAGGCGTGCTTGATGATCTGAAAGAACGATCAAAGAAAGGTGAAGGTGACATGGAAGTGCTACTGTCGAAATACATGATGGAGGAAATACAGAAAGCTATAAAAACGAAGACAGAGGCAATGGTGGATAGCTGTAGATTGGAGGCTGAATTCGCAAAAGAAGtgaataataaaatgaaaaatctcaCAAAATTGACAAAGGAGGCAGAGCAATCAGATCAGGAAGatccaaaaaaggaaaaagagaatGTTGAAACGACAAGTGTTGTGCCGGAAATAATGAAGGTGCAACCAGTTGAGAGGGAGGTGAACACAGGGGTGTTGAAACCAATAGAGGAAAGAGACTATGTTGTTCCACAACCTGAAAACAAAATGGAGAATCAAAAGGTGAATCAGAAGCCTGCAAATATAAAAAACGAGAGCGCTAAAACAAATGGCACAACAGGTGTTCGAGAAAATGTCAACAAGGGACCTGGaatggaaaaaggaaataatatGAACATATTCAATAATCTGGGGAAGGGGGGAGGTCCTGTTAAAGGATTTGGGGAGGGCCAAAGGAATACACAGAGCTATGCATCATTACTGGCCAGTGGTAATAGCAATGGCAGGGTAGAAGGCACTGCCTTTGCTGCCATTGTTCAACCAGAAATCAAGGAGAAGAATCCAGAGGTGCATAGAGGCCTCCCAGCAATAAGATTTGAAGAGTGTGGAATTAAGCAATTGAATGCAATAGAAGATCATCTCTTGATAGGGAAATTCTCTTGGGGAAGGCCAAATCTGGAGGACATAAGGAG GTGTAGGTGGAAGAAATCCCAACTGGGGTAG